The DNA segment gcattctaaaggagatttgtAGATGGGTTGAAATGGAAAATGGTAAAATTTAGGTCCTTATGGTGAAATAACCATGAATTAACAAGCGTGTTTTGGGGGGAGATATGCTACTTCAGAGGAAACTCCCTTCCCCCAGCTCACAAATCTACCTGAAAACTAACTGGGTCccggcttcccaggtagcattgGCTGTGTCTGCTGTCTCCTGTGGTTCACAGTGATTTACGATGACCCTTTGCATCACCCATGCATAAGCATCAGGGAAAAGGAACACATCGTGTCTTCACTGGCTCAACAGGTACCGTGCAACCCTCCACTTGAGGACCATGCAGAGACCTCCAGGGTAGGGTGTGGGGCTCTCAGGAAAGGCACCCTCTGACCTGTTCTAATACCCATGTTGATTAGATGTTTCCTTTCAGTCCAGTTCTCCTAGACGATCTGTCCCCATAAAGTCTATGGTCAGATGCCTACCACTTTGGGCCATTTTCACGGGATTTTTCAGCCATTTCTGGTTATGCACTATAATCATAACGTACCTACCAACGTATATCAGTTCTGTGCTTCGTGTCAACATCAGAGACGTGAGTATGCTTCCTGTACTTTTATGAACATATTAATGGTGAGAGGAGAAATAGTTCTTTGCCGCCTACTACATTTTGGCTTTGCATATAATCACTCTTTTAACCCTCACAATGATTGAGAGGTTTTGTAATGATATTGCACAGGTGTATAAATGAGGACACATAGAGAGAGAAGACTTCCCTGGATTACACAGTTACTCAGTGATTGAGCTACTGTAGTATCTGTGTTCTTAACCACCATGCAACGTTGCCATGCTAGCTGATGCTtcaatttcctttagaaatgaatTGTGCTCTTCTCTGGAGACCAGTATAATGCAAGTGCTGGCCGTCTTGCCTGAGACAGTGTTCTTCTTATAGAAAATGATGCTAATTTCTTTAAAACAACTCAGAGTGTCAGGAGGGTGGGCTAATGGTTGGTCTGTGTCCCTAATAAAATCTGGTGTCATATGTACCCTTATAACTACTCACTCTATACATTTCCTTCCTTCAGAGTGGGGTTCTGTCCTCCCTGCCTTTTATTGCTGCTGCAAGTTGTACAATTCTTGGAGGTCAGTTGGCAGATTTCCTCCTGTCCAGGAATCTTCTTAGATTAATCACTGTCCGAAAACTCTTTTCATCCTTAGGTAAGTCTAGGCAAAACTCAGTTAACAAATCCCTTTTCCACACATGGTCAGAGGTTCCTGACAGTGTGTCCCCATTGCTCAGGGCTCCTCCTTCCATCACTATGTGCTGTGGCCCTCCCTTTTGTGGCTTCCAGTTACACAACAACCATTATTTTGCTGATACTTATTCCTGGGACCAGTAACCTGTGTGATTCTGGATTCATCATCAACACCTTAGATGTTGCCCCCCGGTAAGATCATTACCTGTTTGTCCCCTTCCCCAGGCTTTTCTGGAGGTTTAGACTCGGTCTTTTTGtaactctttgttgttgttgacatGCACAAATTGATGGCAGAGTACTAACAAATAGCCAGAAATGTCAGTATGTGGCCATGACTTAAGGCATTTTTAGAACAATGGTGCCCAATCTTGGCTGATAACATTTAGGTGAAAAACTTCCCTAGGTTCCCCAACTTGAGACTGTGTGTTCTAGGAAAGGACCCATGCATATGTGTTTTGGAAAAGCTTCCATAGTGTTTGATGatattatcttatatatatatgcttgCCATGAGCCAAACCTTTCTCACACATCAACccccttgatagctcagttggtaaagaatctgcctgcaatgcaggagacccctgttcaattcctgggttgagaagatctgctggagaagggataggctacccactccagtattcttggacttcccttgtggctcagctggtaaagaatccatccgcaatgtgggagacctgcattctatccctgggttgggaagataccctggagaagggaaaggctacccactccagtattctggcctggagaattccatggactgtatagtccatggggttatgaagactctgacacaactgagtgactttcactttcactctcatataTCAACACATCTAATCTTCACAATTACATGCCTTATTGGTATCTTCACTTTATAAGAGAGATAGATGATAGAGGCACAAGAAAGTTAAGTGACATGCCTGAGGTCATGCACAGGCAAAGTCAGGATTTGGACCCAAGCCATCTCTCCAGAATCTGTTCTCATCCCCTGCTCTATCTGTCTGCCATACtaaaatactggggtgggaacCTGGGCTTCTGGGAAATAAAATTGCTTCCTAGTTGTTGAGCTGGtgttgtggcttcccaggtggtacagtggtaaagaattcacgtgccaatgcaggagacaaggagactcgggttcaatccctgggttgagaagatcccctggagtaggaaatggcaacccactgtagtattcttgcctgggaaatcccatggacagaggagcctgatgggctacagtccatgaggtcccaaaaagTTGGATGTTGAGTTGGTAAAGACAAGTGATTTCAGGATTTGCAAACTGATATTGCCTGAGCTGTGTTGAAGTGAACAAAAAATCTGCAGTAGTCTCAATGACTTTGCTATTAGAGCTAAACTGCATTAGTGTTGAGTTACTGAAAAGACATAGGCAGCTTTCTATATAAAATCATCTATAAAATCATCTCTCCACAGATATGCAAGTTTCCTCATGGGAATCTCAAGGGGATTTGGGCTCATTGCAGGAATCATCTCTTCCACTGCCACTGGATTCCTTATCAGTCAGGTGGGGCCAGTTTATTGAACGTCTGCAAGTGGCACATATTGTTTTAGGCACTGGGGATTCACAACTGGGCCCCAGTTCTCAAGGACTATGTGATCTGATAGGGAAAATCAACATCGATATCAGCACAATTATTCTGTTTGTAGGGGACTCTAAGTCAGACCCTGGTAAGTCAGATTTCCCAGGGAAAGAGAAGTATAAGCTGAATTTCTAAAAAATGAATAGCTGTTAGATTGATAAAAATGAGCAGTTCGGACAGAGAAAATAGCACATGTGACTtcctagaggaaaaaaagaatgaaacagctcTTATGACTAGAGTGAATGATACATGTCAAGGATAAGAGATGAAGTCACAGGAGCAAAAGGGGAAAGTTATAAAGAGTCTGTTCATATTAATccaaatttctaaaaaaattatgaaacgGAAACACAAAGGGTCCCAAGACCAGCTTAAAGAGAGTTTAAATCATGGGTTAAATGAATGGCTGTGAGACAAAGCAGGGAGGATGGCCCATGAGGCTTGCTCAGTACCAAGTATGGGCTGGTAGGGAAGATGGAAAGGCAGAACCAGGCTGGGATGGCAGGACAGGCATGAGTCAgcttaccaaaaacaaaaacaaaaaagtcattTTAATACATCTCTAGGTGACCTATTTTCAGGTTACTTTTTTACCAAATTGCTAGGAATCCACTGTGACTATAATGCCAGAAATAAACTATGACTTACAAGGGTTTCAAGAGGAGACTCATACAGTCAGACCAAATATGACTCACATCATATTGAGGTGTCCATTCAGGGGGTAATTGCAATTGATGTCAACAGCCAAAAACAGAAGAGTGATGATCTTCAAGCTGTTATTTTAGGCATAATTTAAATGAGTAATACAATATTTTCAAGACTCTAGATCCAGATTTCTCGAAAAATATTAGTATAGGTTGATTTGGGGGCGCTTAAAGAAAAATTCATTCCAAGTCAGAACCCGGTGTGCTTTTTAGCATCCTCTTGTTTCCAACAGTTTCACCAAACTTTCTTTGAGAATTCAAGGTGTTAAGTGGTTATTGCATATCATTCCCTAGATTCTTATGATCAGTGTTGCAATATACAAAATGGAGGCTTTCTAGAACTGATGGAGAAGCAACTCTGAGACTGATAATTCTGatttttggtgtttttgtttttttttgcctccAGGATTCTGTGTCTGGTTGGAGGAATGTATTTTTCCTAGCTGCTGCTGTCAACATGTTTGGCCTGGTTTTTTACCTCACATTTGGACAAGCAGAAATCCAGCACTGGGCCAAAGAAAGGACTCTCACCCGTCTCTGAGGATATAGTTGCAAACTTAAATGTAGTACTTTGCATTaacttttcaacatttttttactTATTGTTTTTCTTGGCCACAGACTTGGCAGGTCTCAATTTTGGTTGCGTGTTCGATTTCCCTGGGGAATTTCTAAAACATTCAGGTGAATGGGATCTACTCCAGAGATTCTGAATGAATTGGTCTAGGGTAGAACCTAGATATCACTAGTTTTTAGACACTCTCCAGTATTTGTAACACACACCCAGGGTTTACAACTGCTGGGAAAACCTGAAACATCAATCCTGTTGcctttgaattttcctttttggaaataactagaaaaataaaaatctgtgagAAAACAATCACTGATAAGTACCTTCATGGGGGTTATTATAGGTGCAGAAAATATCTACTATGTCCATAGTCGTATGTTATATAGCTCAGCACAGGATATAATTTTAAAGCTGTAATCCAcagaattaacatttttattgtttttataccTTGAGAAATATGGATGTTTATTTATGTggttacatttattaaaattcacATGCTAAAATTAAAtgggtcattttaaaattatttacactAGGATTATTTCCCTCAGGCAAAATAGATATTTACTTATCTAACTATTTCCAGGAGATTGATAATCAGGAAATGACAAGGAGATTAAATTAGATTAGCTAAATATCATAGGAGAGAGCAGATAGAATTGGAAAACCTGTAATGTAAATAGAATGAATGTGAAGGGAGGCAATGTGGTAACTTTTAGAGGAGACAATGAGATAGTTTGGACCATAGAGTGAAAATTGGAGGAAGGCaacaaagacattttcaaatgaaatgaaGGTTTAAATGGAAGAGAAGAAACCTAAAGACATAAGATGTAAGAAATCATAGAAAAATATCACACACCAGAGAAATTCTTTTCAAGATTAAAAAGATCATTTGACCTTTTTTAGAGTTTCCTTATTTTCTCAAGAGTCTCAGATAGTAATCATCTACCCCAAGAGGAATTAATTCTGACTCCTGGTACTTAAAATACACCCTCTAGGCTGTCTCTACACAAAGAGCTGATATCGGTTTTGCTACAGCCATCCTAGAGGAGAAATTCTTAGCATGTTTAGAAGCCAAGTAGAACCACGGGGACTAGACCCTTGGGCTAATTGAGAAGATAACGAGAATCTCCTAATATAAATCAATGGATATTTTTGAGCTAGTGCTTTAAAAGAACCTGATTGCCAGGCTCTGAAGGTGATGCTGAGATGAGAACATTCTGACTCTCTCTTCTGGGTATTTACAGTTTAGAGAGGAAGGAGAGTTTGTAGTAAaccaaaagaagaataaaagagagGAGTAGTATAGTGGATGGGCAAattgaacacaggaaaaaaagagaaaaaacctaGACTACCCAATAGGCAAATGTTTTGAACAAAgactttataaaagaaaaattcaggtGGTCTATATGTATAAATTGGCCCTCAACTTTCTTAGACTTTTGAGAAATGAAcatcaaaaccacagtaaaatACCACTACATGcttaacaggaaaggaaaaataaaagaaaatggaaaacagaaaacactggCAAGATGTGaggcaactggaactctcatacccTATGACTGTGAGTataaaagaaatcaggaaaagtTTCTTGGTGATATCTCCTAAGGCTAAATTTAGACATTCCAATGATTTAGACATTTCACTTAGAAATGTACACAGATATTTGGAAAAAGATGTACAACGATGTTCATAggagcactatttataatagcccaaCAGCAAACAACTTAATTGTCAAGAgaaagatgatttaaaaattatggtCTATTCCCACAACAATGAGAATAAATAGATCTCAATatgcaacaccatggacagatCTCATAAACACTTTTTAAGTGAAACAAGACAAAAGTTACCTTCTTTTAGGAGTTTAAatagagtttgggggagaataaatatacatatatgtatggctgagtccctttgctgttcacctaaaactatcacaacgttgttaatcagctacaacccaatagaaaataataagTTAGTGAAAAGGGAGGAGTACTCAGTAGGGAGTAATAAGAATCTAAAACAAAGTTTAaatagagttttgtttttaaaaacagacaaaactaacTATTAAAAATTAAGGTAAGGATTCCCCTTGGGtaggagagggaagagggcacTTAAAGGAGGCTCCTGAGGTACTGGTAATAATCCATTACTTGGATGCTAGTCACCTGGGTGTTTTTACCTTGTGAAAAGTGTATATTTATGATTTGTACATTTTTATGtgtataaaaagtaaaacatttactTAAACTCGATGTTTCATCCAGTTCaaagtttctcttctctcttcagcTTAGGTCTGACAAACAGACACCTGGGAAGGAGCCCTGGTCTCTACTTTCCCATTCTCCCTGATCCTCTGCGTCCCCCTTCTTTGCCTGATCCACCAGCATCAGAGCAGGAGGCAGCAGGGCAGTCTCTGTTGTCAGATTCTGGATTAAAGTCTAAGTTCTTAAACAGCAAAATGAGTGAGCTCAGGCTTCCCAAGAAACCCTATCCCTGGAAGCATCATTTGTCTTTGGAAGTAAAGGTAAGAACAATGGCTCAGCATTTCTAGTCTTTCTGAGCACCTGCTTTGATTATTCCTGAAAAATAACATCTGCATGTCAAAGACACTTCAGTTATCTTTCTCCATTTGATGGTCTTAAATAGTTACCCTCCACATTTCCTAAGGTCTTCAGAATAGATGCATTGTGGTAGATAGGAAGCATCTCTAATCCATCTCCCTCATCCCAAAGAGTTGTTTCTAACATTAACGATTCTTTTCTAATATTCATTTCTAACATTTAATGtaaattaatttgcttttctcaaaAATCATATTGATATCTATTGAATGAGATGATCTCCTTCTCTTTGATTATTAAATATTGTACATAATTATAGTTATTAATGTTGAGCAAACTGTTTCTTGAATATTCTTTTGATAGACCACAGACTCTGATTCACTGATGGCTTCTTCAGGACTTCTGCTTCTTTATTGGTATATGACATTGGCTCTGGGTGCATGAGTGTCATGTCTGGATATGGGGCTTATGCTGATTTCAAAACAAGAAAGGAGAACTTTGCTTATTCCCCAATACTCTGAAAAAATTAGCTAGGatggaaattttattatttttattattatctgaaGGCTTGAAAGCATTGGTTTATAATTATGTAGGcttaaatcccatggacagaggagcctggcaggctacagtccatgtggttacaagagtcaggcacaacagTGACTAATCCACCACCAAAGCTACTTAGAGAAGAGCCTTTATTTCCTTCGTGTTATGGGCCTGTTAAAGGGCTCTATATTTTCTTCCATCCGTTTTGACAACTTAAGATATCTTGGAagatcatctattttatacataatttaaattatatttgtaaaatattccagtgtgttgtcaattatctttttataatatattcatgTTTTTCTATAGCTGAGGTTTGAGCTTTTTCTGTACCTCTGACATGATGCCTGTGTGCTTGCTTTCTGCTTCTTCATTAGATCACttagtgatttatttatttcaaagagagtttgtctcttattttttaatatgttagcCTTATCTTTTGTCATTCTTGCTTCctgttttacttaaaaattttgttttgactatttttatttaaatgaaacaataaGGCATAGAGGAAGACTATAAGTCCTCTTGTGTGGGAAGATTACATTTTGCTGTGTTGTGCCCCCAGATTTATTGTTATCTTACTGCTTTATTTCTCAAGTTAATAACCTATGGAGTAAAAGGTGAATAATGTCTCAGTGCTACTCACTGGTCCATCTGAAGGTCTCACCTACGTACAGCGCCTTGGCTTCATTGCTGTTCTCTGAAATTTTGTTCTAACCTGTTGCAGCTAATTTACTAGTGTCGCATTAAGTACTTTGCATATGAGAACTGCATTCCATTGAATATCATAGTTGTCACTGTTATTTGAACTTAATTCAAGGGTCACTAGAGTGAGGCAAGCCAGGTGCCAGGGAGGCACTCTTTATCAGGCTCATTTTGTGCAAGCACAGAATTGGCATATGAGAGTATCTCCTTAATTCTGTACCATGGGCACCTCTTGCTTACCTTAGCCTAGCCCTAGCCactaactatttttttttcatgaacccGCTCCCTGCATCTACTTCTTCTGAATATATTTCAGTggagatattttaaaacagtacTTCAATATTCCTGAGTCCCATAATagtgaataatttcttttttcatgggAATACTATCATTATGGAACctcaatacattaaaatattaacttgGACAGTATTGACTTCCTTCGAGTCTTTTCTTGTATCTAATATAATAATGAAGTCTGATCAGCCAGCTAACTTTTTTAAGAGAGGTATATTTAGACTCAGTGATATAAGATTCTATCTTTAACCTAAATTCCATACTTTGACCAAGATGTTCCAAGATGTTAATCACTTCCAATTGATGTTCCCTTGA comes from the Capricornis sumatraensis isolate serow.1 chromosome 22, serow.2, whole genome shotgun sequence genome and includes:
- the SLC17A2 gene encoding sodium-dependent phosphate transport protein 3 isoform X1, yielding MDEKPSTRKSPEFCSLRYGLAFIMHFSNFTMITQRVSLSIAIIAMVNSTQQPGLLNTSTERPLAFTFNHSNRSIREFKTAEVSVYEWSPETQGIIFSSINYGIILTLIPSGYLAGIFGAKQMLGAGLLISSLLTLFTPLTADFGVILVIVIRTVQGMAQGMAWTGQFTIWAKWAPPLERSKLTSIAGSGASFGSFIILCVGGLISQALGWPFIFYIFGSIGCVCCLLWFTVIYDDPLHHPCISIREKEHIVSSLAQQSSSPRRSVPIKSMVRCLPLWAIFTGFFSHFWLCTIIITYLPTYISSVLRVNIRDSGVLSSLPFIAAASCTILGGQLADFLLSRNLLRLITVRKLFSSLGLLLPSLCAVALPFVASSYTTTIILLILIPGTSNLCDSGFIINTLDVAPRYASFLMGISRGFGLIAGIISSTATGFLISQDSVSGWRNVFFLAAAVNMFGLVFYLTFGQAEIQHWAKERTLTRL
- the SLC17A2 gene encoding sodium-dependent phosphate transport protein 3 isoform X2, coding for MDEKPSTRKSPEFCSLRYGLAFIMHFSNFTMITQRVSLSIAIIAMVNSTQQPGLLNTSTERPLAFTFNHSNRSIREFKTAEVSVYEWSPETQGIIFSSINYGIILTLIPSGYLAGIFGAKQMLGAGLLISSLLTLFTPLTADFGVILVIVIRTVQGMAQGMAWTGQFTIWAKWAPPLERSKLTSIAGSGSIGCVCCLLWFTVIYDDPLHHPCISIREKEHIVSSLAQQSSSPRRSVPIKSMVRCLPLWAIFTGFFSHFWLCTIIITYLPTYISSVLRVNIRDSGVLSSLPFIAAASCTILGGQLADFLLSRNLLRLITVRKLFSSLGLLLPSLCAVALPFVASSYTTTIILLILIPGTSNLCDSGFIINTLDVAPRYASFLMGISRGFGLIAGIISSTATGFLISQDSVSGWRNVFFLAAAVNMFGLVFYLTFGQAEIQHWAKERTLTRL